A section of the Anabaena cylindrica PCC 7122 genome encodes:
- a CDS encoding SDR family oxidoreductase, with protein sequence MQLKPINQQVVSVVGASSGIGRETALQFARRGAKVVVSARSESGLKSVVEEIRSFGGEATSIVADVQEFDQVNAIADKTIETFGRLDTWVHTPAVGLFATFDNTKPEEFKHVIDVDLVGQAYGAMAALPHLKREGRGALIHISSMEGRRSLPYQSAYAAAKHGVEGFVESMRIELQHDKWPISVTSIKPGVINTPFWNNGLTKLGVKPAGIPPYYDPRLVADAVIYAAEHPTRDFLVGDAAKAIDLLQRISPGLVDSLLLQFGFDLQRSSETKSENAPNNFYQPVPEHDRIDGDYKNQVIPSFFDALDKNPLLQWGAIAVTGALALLAVQTLNNKG encoded by the coding sequence ATGCAATTAAAACCAATCAATCAACAAGTTGTTTCCGTCGTTGGTGCTTCTAGCGGCATTGGCCGAGAAACAGCTTTACAATTTGCTAGACGGGGTGCAAAAGTTGTAGTTTCTGCCCGGAGCGAGTCAGGGTTAAAGTCTGTGGTGGAAGAGATTCGCAGCTTTGGTGGTGAAGCAACTTCCATTGTTGCTGATGTGCAGGAATTTGATCAAGTAAATGCGATCGCAGATAAAACCATAGAGACATTTGGACGACTTGATACTTGGGTGCATACTCCCGCAGTAGGACTTTTTGCCACTTTCGACAACACAAAACCGGAAGAATTCAAGCACGTTATTGATGTTGACTTAGTGGGCCAAGCTTATGGTGCAATGGCTGCTTTACCCCATTTGAAGCGAGAAGGAAGAGGGGCGCTAATTCATATTTCTTCAATGGAAGGTAGGAGATCGCTTCCTTATCAAAGTGCTTATGCTGCCGCTAAACATGGCGTTGAAGGCTTTGTGGAATCCATGCGGATAGAATTACAGCATGATAAATGGCCGATTAGCGTTACAAGTATCAAACCTGGCGTAATTAATACCCCGTTCTGGAATAATGGTTTAACTAAGCTAGGCGTAAAACCAGCCGGTATACCACCTTACTACGACCCCAGGCTAGTAGCTGATGCTGTCATCTATGCAGCAGAACATCCCACTCGTGATTTTTTAGTGGGTGATGCAGCCAAGGCAATAGATTTATTACAACGTATTTCTCCGGGGCTAGTAGATTCACTGCTGTTACAATTCGGTTTTGATTTACAGCGTAGTTCTGAAACAAAATCTGAAAACGCACCAAATAACTTTTACCAGCCTGTTCCTGAACACGACAGAATAGATGGCGACTATAAAAACCAAGTCATACCCAGCTTTTTCGATGCCTTGGATAAAAATCCCCTTCTACAATGGGGAGCAATCGCTGTTACAGGTGCATTAGCGTTGTTAGCAGTACAAACCTTAAATAATAAAGGTTAA
- a CDS encoding vWA domain-containing protein, which yields MNTNTAERDLRLEMLNSLLTTPHRKLEQVAEIHKLIVELDPIFYGHLAVWYQRYGDVRDHKEVFLAHLLTSNLTEHRDAGFVMLQEFPPYQVARVVDFMKQQQNKLPRSARTAVRLYLKTRESNPALFDRAALRGRKAMKHLYASLHIKPNERANAILFRNTPPTGSLADILKQLAKAEKAAEQARLIVEFKIPYAIAIGAIKQLTPVVLVALINSMSPQEVINNLKSLQTRGAMDHPEVKKLIDSKLEEASKSGRVSAFKAQVAADTADFDADTVARLDKVTNEQVKRRGTIARPTALLVDKSGSMENAIAVGKQLAALISGITQAELFVYAFDTIPYPVTAKGKELTDWERAFQYINAGGGTSIGCALEAMRKKKQVVDQIIVVTDEGENAAPYFGQVYKSYCRELAIMPNVVIVRVGSHYNWIETQLKQQQAPVDTFTFAGDYYSLPNLVPLLTRPSRLDLLMEILDMPLPVRADK from the coding sequence ATGAATACTAATACCGCAGAACGTGACCTGCGTTTAGAAATGCTTAATAGTTTGCTGACAACCCCTCACCGCAAACTTGAGCAAGTCGCAGAAATTCATAAGTTAATTGTTGAACTTGATCCGATATTTTACGGACATTTAGCTGTTTGGTATCAGCGTTATGGTGATGTTCGTGACCACAAAGAAGTATTTCTAGCTCATTTGCTAACTAGCAATTTGACTGAACACCGGGATGCTGGATTTGTGATGCTGCAAGAGTTTCCACCCTATCAGGTGGCTCGTGTGGTGGATTTTATGAAGCAGCAACAAAATAAGTTGCCTCGTTCGGCTCGGACTGCGGTGCGGCTGTATTTGAAGACACGCGAAAGTAATCCGGCTTTATTCGATCGCGCTGCTTTGCGGGGTCGTAAGGCAATGAAACACCTGTATGCTTCCCTGCACATCAAGCCCAATGAACGGGCAAATGCGATTTTGTTCCGCAATACTCCGCCAACGGGTTCTTTAGCAGATATCCTAAAACAGCTTGCTAAGGCAGAAAAAGCGGCAGAACAGGCACGGTTGATTGTGGAGTTCAAAATTCCTTATGCGATCGCTATTGGTGCTATTAAACAGCTTACACCTGTTGTCTTGGTGGCGTTAATCAACAGTATGAGTCCCCAAGAAGTGATCAATAACCTCAAGTCACTCCAAACTAGAGGGGCAATGGATCACCCAGAAGTCAAGAAGCTGATTGACTCTAAACTGGAGGAAGCGTCCAAGAGTGGGCGTGTCTCAGCCTTCAAAGCCCAGGTTGCCGCAGACACAGCAGATTTCGACGCAGACACCGTTGCTCGGTTGGACAAGGTTACTAATGAGCAGGTAAAGCGACGGGGGACAATTGCTCGTCCAACTGCCCTACTGGTGGATAAGTCCGGCTCAATGGAGAATGCGATCGCTGTTGGTAAACAACTTGCTGCTTTAATTTCTGGTATCACTCAGGCAGAATTGTTTGTCTATGCTTTTGATACGATTCCCTATCCTGTTACAGCAAAGGGTAAGGAGTTGACTGACTGGGAACGTGCTTTCCAGTACATCAATGCAGGTGGTGGTACTAGCATCGGTTGTGCATTGGAAGCAATGCGGAAGAAGAAGCAGGTTGTTGACCAAATTATCGTGGTAACGGATGAAGGTGAAAATGCTGCTCCTTACTTCGGTCAGGTTTACAAGAGCTATTGCCGGGAGTTGGCGATCATGCCTAATGTGGTGATTGTCCGTGTGGGTTCTCATTACAACTGGATTGAGACTCAACTGAAGCAGCAACAAGCACCTGTAGATACGTTCACTTTCGCCGGTGACTACTACAGTTTGCCGAACCTTGTCCCACTGCTGACGCGCCCTTCTCGTCTGGATTTGCTGATGGAGATTTTAGATATGCCTTTGCCTGTAAGGGCGGATAAATGA
- a CDS encoding HesA/MoeB/ThiF family protein produces the protein MSIFFHEQLYRSNAVMKKLKDYPITICGAGALGANIVENLARSGFDKLTVIDCDRIEERNLSTQPYYRADVGAFKAKILANNLYRAIGTKVDAKTKELTSANTNQLLQDSQLIIDAFDNSVARQAVKDYADQKSIPCLHAGLSSDYAEVIWNDVYRVPSEVNDDVCDYPLARNIVMLTVAVACEAIISFIATAKQRNFTITLKDLTVQSFLE, from the coding sequence ATGAGCATCTTTTTTCACGAACAGCTTTACCGCAGCAATGCTGTGATGAAAAAGCTAAAAGATTATCCGATTACAATTTGTGGAGCAGGAGCATTAGGAGCTAATATTGTAGAAAACTTAGCTCGGTCTGGTTTTGATAAACTGACGGTGATTGATTGCGATCGCATTGAGGAACGTAATCTTTCCACCCAACCCTACTATCGTGCTGATGTAGGAGCATTTAAAGCGAAAATTTTAGCGAACAATTTATATCGAGCAATTGGGACTAAAGTTGATGCTAAAACAAAGGAATTGACATCAGCAAATACAAATCAATTACTCCAAGATAGTCAATTAATTATTGATGCTTTTGACAACAGTGTAGCACGTCAAGCAGTGAAAGATTATGCTGATCAAAAAAGCATTCCTTGTCTTCATGCTGGGCTATCATCTGATTATGCAGAAGTGATTTGGAATGATGTTTATCGTGTTCCTTCTGAAGTTAATGATGATGTTTGTGATTATCCCTTAGCACGAAATATAGTAATGTTAACGGTTGCTGTGGCTTGTGAGGCAATTATCTCATTCATTGCTACAGCAAAACAGCGTAACTTTACCATTACCCTTAAGGATCTAACAGTTCAATCTTTTTTGGAGTAG
- a CDS encoding intradiol ring-cleavage dioxygenase, producing the protein MKNNHQLGRILTRREVLALFRATGTAILVVGCTPKKSFSTQAQSNVAIQTSSTPACVVSPEQTEGPYFIDEKLKRSDIRSDPADGSVKEGVPLQLTLHLSFLESNACIPLVGAIVDVWHCDALGVYSDVTDRNFNTVGKKFLRGYQLTDAKGNVQFTTIYPGWYQGRTVHIHFKVRTNGRSGQSHEFTSQLYFDDAVSDRVYSQAPYASKGQRSLKNTDDRIFAGGGEQMLLKLTKNAQGYAATFDVGLQMT; encoded by the coding sequence ATGAAAAATAACCACCAATTAGGTCGAATTTTAACCAGAAGAGAAGTACTTGCTCTATTTAGAGCAACCGGAACAGCAATACTTGTGGTAGGATGCACGCCAAAAAAGTCTTTTTCCACGCAAGCACAGTCTAATGTAGCTATCCAAACATCATCTACACCTGCCTGCGTCGTGAGTCCAGAACAAACTGAGGGTCCGTATTTTATAGACGAGAAGCTTAAACGTTCCGATATCCGTTCCGATCCGGCTGATGGGTCAGTGAAAGAAGGCGTACCGCTGCAACTGACCCTACACCTTTCCTTCTTAGAAAGTAATGCTTGTATACCTTTGGTAGGTGCGATCGTGGATGTTTGGCACTGTGATGCCTTGGGTGTCTATTCCGATGTGACAGACAGAAATTTTAATACTGTCGGCAAAAAATTCTTGCGTGGCTATCAATTAACGGATGCTAAAGGAAATGTCCAGTTCACTACTATTTACCCTGGTTGGTATCAAGGAAGAACTGTGCATATTCACTTTAAAGTCCGCACAAATGGAAGATCAGGGCAAAGTCATGAATTTACGTCCCAGCTATATTTTGATGACGCAGTTAGCGATCGCGTGTATAGCCAAGCACCCTACGCCAGCAAGGGACAGCGATCGCTAAAAAACACTGACGACAGAATTTTTGCCGGTGGTGGTGAGCAAATGTTGCTCAAACTCACCAAAAATGCACAAGGTTACGCGGCAACCTTTGATGTTGGACTTCAGATGACTTGA
- a CDS encoding response regulator transcription factor, producing MNILFVEDEAKIANFVRAGLKEQGFVVDYCDNGDEGYLRALDNEYDAIILDIMVPGKDGLSILKQLRREGRNTPVILLTARNELDDRLAGLNLGADDYIAKPFFVEELAARIHAVMRRSVGERQNLLTVGPIKLDRITREITCNQRAIELTSREFNLLEYFMRSPGRVFTRTQILEHIWGYDFNPNTNVVDVCIQRIRKKIDPIDEASWIESIRGVGYRFRKPES from the coding sequence GTGAATATTCTATTTGTCGAAGATGAAGCAAAAATTGCTAACTTCGTCCGGGCTGGACTGAAGGAGCAGGGATTTGTTGTGGACTACTGCGATAACGGTGATGAAGGGTATCTGCGGGCATTAGATAACGAATATGATGCGATTATTCTTGACATTATGGTTCCGGGAAAAGATGGACTGTCGATTCTCAAACAACTGCGGCGAGAAGGTCGCAATACTCCGGTGATTTTATTAACGGCTCGTAATGAACTAGACGATCGCTTGGCAGGTCTAAACTTAGGAGCAGATGATTACATTGCTAAACCGTTTTTTGTGGAAGAATTAGCCGCTCGTATTCATGCGGTTATGCGTCGGAGTGTAGGAGAACGCCAAAACCTCCTGACTGTTGGGCCAATCAAACTCGATCGCATCACGCGAGAAATTACTTGCAATCAACGAGCAATAGAACTCACCAGCCGCGAGTTTAATCTTTTGGAATATTTCATGCGCTCTCCCGGACGAGTTTTTACCCGTACCCAAATCTTAGAACACATTTGGGGCTATGACTTTAACCCCAATACCAATGTTGTAGATGTATGTATCCAGCGAATTCGTAAAAAAATTGACCCTATTGATGAAGCCAGTTGGATTGAAAGTATTCGTGGTGTTGGCTATCGGTTTCGCAAACCGGAATCTTGA
- a CDS encoding sensor histidine kinase — protein sequence MKQLRSFRLRIALLSAALAGSTLVGFGAVSWFQIYNAKISRLDAELLNQLIRASRPSERERSPIPRRSLSMPPARSSLRPELLSFGSGTNIQTPIALLILDANGNTVSQSNSLATDIEVSNLLVKRLQLTPLPPPPPRERPNSSPFRPLPLQFVTAQTATATWRIGAAKFPNTQVAIAVSLQVVNLEMASIRNIFLVSIPVALLMVAIGAWLISGGALRPIGQLTGVIQQVTVKGLDQRIPIGTTDVEFVELIQVFNQMLSRLERSFTQASRFSADAAHELKTPLTILQGELERTLQQVDSGSEVQQRLSNLLDEVRRLSGIIRKLLLLSLADAGQMSLYLVEVDMSQLLMEMVEDVELLAPHLSLQTDIPAGLKVQGDRDLLMQVLQNLLSNAIKYNLADGWIKIYAQQKPTNIHITIANASKDIPASDRDRLFDRFYRGDPAHTRKVEGLGLGLSLAREIARAHRGNLTLNSISEAQTAFTFTLPLNVIF from the coding sequence ATGAAGCAATTACGTTCGTTTCGACTCCGAATTGCTCTGTTGTCTGCGGCTCTAGCTGGCAGTACGTTAGTAGGGTTTGGTGCAGTTTCCTGGTTTCAGATTTACAATGCCAAGATTAGCCGACTCGATGCAGAACTGTTAAATCAGTTGATTCGAGCCAGTCGTCCATCTGAAAGAGAGCGATCGCCTATTCCCAGGCGCTCCCTTTCTATGCCTCCAGCCAGGTCATCTCTGCGCCCAGAATTATTATCTTTTGGTTCGGGAACCAATATCCAAACCCCCATCGCCCTGCTGATACTTGATGCAAACGGCAACACAGTCTCTCAATCTAATTCTTTAGCTACTGATATTGAGGTAAGCAATCTGTTGGTTAAGCGTCTTCAGTTAACACCTCTACCACCTCCCCCTCCTAGAGAACGACCAAATTCATCGCCTTTTCGCCCACTTCCTCTGCAATTTGTTACTGCACAGACAGCAACAGCAACTTGGCGGATTGGAGCCGCTAAATTTCCCAATACTCAGGTTGCGATCGCTGTGAGTCTGCAAGTTGTCAATCTAGAGATGGCTTCAATTCGCAATATCTTCTTGGTTTCTATTCCAGTGGCTTTGCTCATGGTTGCGATCGGAGCATGGTTAATTTCTGGTGGGGCGTTGCGTCCTATCGGTCAATTAACGGGTGTCATTCAACAGGTGACAGTCAAAGGATTAGATCAGCGAATTCCTATTGGGACAACGGATGTTGAGTTTGTTGAACTGATTCAGGTGTTTAACCAAATGCTGTCACGCCTGGAGCGTAGTTTTACCCAAGCTTCCCGCTTCAGTGCTGATGCTGCTCATGAACTCAAAACTCCACTGACTATTCTGCAAGGTGAACTAGAAAGAACTTTACAACAGGTTGACTCAGGAAGTGAAGTACAACAGCGTTTAAGCAATCTTTTGGATGAAGTGCGCCGTCTCAGTGGAATTATCCGCAAACTTTTGCTGTTATCTCTAGCAGATGCCGGACAAATGAGCTTGTATCTGGTTGAGGTAGATATGTCACAGTTGCTGATGGAGATGGTAGAGGATGTAGAACTACTGGCTCCTCACCTGAGCTTACAAACTGACATTCCTGCTGGACTTAAGGTACAGGGCGATCGCGATTTGCTCATGCAAGTTTTGCAAAACCTGTTGAGTAATGCCATTAAATACAATCTTGCCGACGGTTGGATCAAGATTTATGCACAGCAAAAGCCAACAAATATCCATATCACTATTGCCAATGCATCAAAAGATATTCCTGCAAGCGATCGCGATCGCCTTTTTGACCGCTTCTATCGGGGTGATCCGGCACATACCCGCAAGGTTGAAGGACTAGGACTAGGACTGAGTTTAGCTCGTGAAATTGCTCGCGCCCATCGTGGCAACCTCACCTTAAATTCCATATCTGAAGCTCAAACTGCATTTACCTTTACTTTGCCATTGAATGTCATTTTCTGA
- a CDS encoding helix-turn-helix transcriptional regulator — MTVSVSQQAYADLVEEAQHNGEIIHHQNGSERIYRLPKCFGRGVDRITELRNGLIIHIRQAQLRQPLRLEQQHESSFPLTAKFYLSSCSRVTTPSSLSINNDYEESHGYNYLYCLPNVLEYEEWRAEEQIQLVMIYADINYFRLFNSDYESLPEILRQMIKVGEPTQFHQCLGKNTMAMEQVLQQILHCPYQGIIRQMYLEAKALELLILQFTNWTETPHQSAAAKLRKDDIERLDAAKDILMRTMNNPPTLLELARQVGLNERKLKQGFRQVFGTTVFGYLQDYRLQQAQQLLKKRDMSIARVATTIGYTNPEAFSVAFRRKFAVGPKAYQMSKNY, encoded by the coding sequence ATGACAGTTTCAGTTTCACAACAAGCTTATGCGGATTTGGTTGAAGAAGCTCAACATAATGGTGAGATCATCCATCATCAAAATGGTTCTGAAAGAATTTATAGATTACCAAAGTGTTTTGGCAGAGGAGTCGATCGCATCACTGAGTTGCGTAACGGACTGATTATTCATATTAGACAAGCCCAACTGCGGCAACCTCTAAGATTAGAACAGCAACATGAGTCTTCGTTTCCACTCACGGCAAAATTTTATCTATCCAGTTGTTCTAGAGTCACAACACCAAGTAGTTTAAGTATAAATAATGACTATGAAGAATCCCACGGTTATAACTACCTTTACTGCCTGCCCAACGTCTTAGAATACGAGGAATGGCGGGCGGAAGAACAAATCCAGTTGGTAATGATCTACGCAGATATTAACTATTTCAGATTGTTCAATTCAGATTATGAATCTCTACCGGAAATATTGCGGCAGATGATTAAAGTTGGTGAACCAACACAGTTTCATCAATGCCTGGGCAAAAACACTATGGCAATGGAACAAGTCCTCCAGCAAATCCTGCATTGTCCTTATCAGGGAATTATCCGGCAAATGTATCTTGAAGCCAAAGCGCTGGAATTATTAATTTTACAGTTTACCAACTGGACAGAAACCCCACATCAATCAGCCGCCGCAAAGTTACGAAAAGATGACATTGAACGACTAGATGCAGCAAAAGATATTTTGATGCGGACAATGAATAACCCCCCGACCCTATTAGAGTTAGCCCGACAGGTAGGACTGAACGAGCGTAAACTAAAACAGGGATTTCGCCAAGTCTTTGGGACAACAGTTTTCGGCTACCTACAAGATTATCGGTTACAGCAAGCCCAGCAGTTACTGAAAAAAAGGGATATGTCAATAGCCAGAGTGGCCACAACCATAGGTTATACCAATCCTGAAGCTTTTAGCGTGGCATTCCGACGCAAATTTGCAGTCGGTCCCAAAGCTTATCAAATGAGTAAAAATTACTAA
- a CDS encoding TonB-dependent receptor encodes MKISIFLAGALALVAVQPVWAESISKMEVEGKKSLTLAKKRQKVVEGQVENIPYLSDFVSPTRTIKGWLSQANSAVIQVTGVKANSTDKGVEILLETSQGDKLQLTNRSTGNSYIADIANAQLRLPSGEAFTFRSENPVAGITEITATNQDANTIRVSIIGKTSLPTAELFDSDEGLIFGLTPIVASSPPQQPATPSEGETQPEQPAAATPSEGETQPEQPAAADEPIELVVTGEKTGYQVPSTATVTRTDTPLIDVPQSIQVIPQEILKDQQITRIDDALRNVPGVVGSANSMVGNRITIRGFSTTSLPILRDGFRIYDNFSSPEASNLERIEVLKGPASVQYGQLDPGGVINLVTKQPLSEPFAEVKAQFGSYGLVQPSFDISGPLTSDGKLLYRLNALYQKEDGFREFNTETENFFIAPSLTWNISDRTKLNFSLEYLDRTRPFDTGLIAFGNGLADVPYSRIFNDPNDSIDSSSLSIGYNLDHRFSDNWTLRNAFRYLKQDATLQATLPGALNETTGILTRTYALQESQSDEYSLQTNAVGKFTTGSIKHTLLAGVDFNRSVVDTSIFRGGSTTINIFNPVYGFPPRTNFANITPRRMNEEFTRLGFYLQDQMALNEKFMVLAGLRYDTVDFKNLVTDATKYDEAFSPVIGLVYKPIQNISVYTSYSRSFVPSFAVDANSNYLEAERGAGYEIGIKAELLQGNLLATLAYFDITKQNVSTADPDVLGASVATGEQKSRGLEISATGTIAPGWNIIAGYAYTDTEITEDNTIPVGNRLPGTPKHTANLWTTYEIQEGSLQGLGFGIGFNYVDKRFGNFQNDFEVDSYFLTNAALFYRKNNWRVGLNFNNLFDIDYISSAATLTRTRSIEPGQPFTVIGSISMEF; translated from the coding sequence ATGAAGATCTCAATTTTCCTAGCAGGAGCATTAGCCCTTGTCGCTGTTCAACCTGTATGGGCAGAAAGTATCAGCAAAATGGAAGTGGAAGGAAAAAAATCCCTCACTCTCGCCAAAAAAAGACAGAAGGTTGTAGAAGGGCAAGTAGAAAATATTCCCTACCTCAGTGACTTTGTTAGTCCCACTAGGACTATAAAAGGATGGCTATCTCAAGCAAATTCAGCAGTTATACAGGTAACTGGTGTGAAAGCTAATTCCACCGATAAAGGTGTAGAGATACTCCTAGAAACTTCCCAAGGAGACAAATTACAACTTACAAATCGCAGTACTGGTAATAGCTATATCGCTGATATAGCTAATGCACAACTACGTTTACCGAGTGGTGAAGCTTTCACATTTCGTTCAGAGAATCCCGTAGCAGGTATCACTGAGATTACTGCCACAAATCAAGATGCTAATACTATCCGAGTCAGCATCATAGGTAAAACAAGTTTACCAACTGCCGAGTTGTTTGATAGTGATGAGGGATTAATTTTTGGTTTGACACCGATTGTAGCTTCATCACCACCCCAACAGCCAGCAACTCCGTCAGAGGGCGAAACCCAGCCAGAACAGCCAGCAGCAGCAACTCCATCAGAGGGTGAAACCCAGCCAGAACAGCCAGCAGCAGCAGACGAGCCAATTGAACTGGTGGTGACAGGTGAAAAAACCGGGTATCAAGTTCCTAGTACGGCAACAGTAACCCGCACGGATACACCACTTATTGATGTCCCTCAGTCAATTCAAGTTATTCCTCAAGAAATACTGAAAGACCAGCAAATTACTCGCATCGATGACGCACTACGCAATGTCCCTGGTGTGGTTGGCAGTGCTAACTCTATGGTAGGTAATCGAATAACAATTCGCGGTTTTAGTACTACCAGTCTCCCGATTTTACGCGATGGCTTTCGAATATACGACAACTTTTCTTCGCCAGAAGCATCAAATCTAGAACGGATTGAAGTCTTAAAAGGCCCTGCTTCAGTGCAGTATGGTCAGCTAGACCCTGGTGGAGTAATTAACCTGGTTACAAAACAACCACTATCAGAACCATTTGCCGAAGTTAAAGCTCAATTTGGTAGTTATGGACTGGTGCAGCCTAGCTTTGATATTTCTGGTCCTTTGACCTCTGATGGCAAATTACTCTATCGGTTGAATGCGCTTTACCAAAAGGAAGATGGGTTTCGTGAATTTAACACAGAAACGGAAAATTTCTTTATTGCACCTAGTTTGACATGGAATATTAGCGATCGCACCAAGTTAAACTTTTCCCTGGAATATCTCGATAGAACAAGACCATTTGATACTGGTCTAATTGCTTTTGGCAATGGTCTGGCTGATGTTCCTTATAGTCGCATTTTCAACGATCCTAATGACTCTATTGATTCATCTTCTCTCAGCATCGGCTACAACTTAGACCATCGCTTTAGTGATAACTGGACTCTACGCAATGCCTTCCGATATCTCAAACAAGATGCAACACTTCAAGCCACCCTTCCTGGTGCCTTGAATGAAACCACAGGAATTCTCACTCGCACCTATGCTCTACAAGAGTCGCAATCAGATGAGTATTCACTGCAAACTAATGCCGTTGGTAAGTTTACTACAGGTTCTATCAAACATACACTTCTAGCTGGTGTCGATTTTAACAGGAGTGTTGTAGATACGTCAATTTTTCGAGGTGGATCAACTACCATAAATATCTTCAACCCAGTCTACGGTTTTCCACCTAGAACAAATTTTGCTAATATAACGCCCAGAAGGATGAATGAGGAATTTACCAGATTAGGCTTCTATTTGCAAGATCAAATGGCATTGAATGAAAAATTTATGGTGCTTGCCGGGTTACGCTATGACACCGTCGATTTTAAGAACCTTGTGACAGATGCAACTAAATACGATGAGGCCTTTAGTCCAGTAATTGGTTTGGTTTATAAACCAATACAAAATATTTCTGTTTACACTAGCTATTCTCGCTCATTTGTGCCAAGTTTTGCTGTTGATGCTAACAGCAATTATTTAGAAGCGGAACGTGGTGCAGGCTACGAAATCGGTATCAAAGCTGAATTACTCCAAGGCAATCTTTTGGCGACATTAGCCTACTTTGACATTACCAAACAGAATGTATCTACAGCTGACCCTGACGTTTTGGGAGCATCTGTAGCCACTGGTGAACAGAAAAGTCGTGGTCTTGAAATTAGCGCCACTGGCACAATTGCACCAGGATGGAACATTATTGCTGGCTATGCCTATACTGATACCGAAATTACCGAAGATAATACCATACCTGTTGGTAATCGCTTACCAGGCACTCCCAAACATACTGCCAATCTGTGGACAACCTACGAAATTCAAGAGGGTAGTTTACAAGGCTTAGGTTTTGGAATTGGCTTCAATTATGTTGACAAGCGGTTTGGCAATTTCCAAAATGATTTCGAGGTAGATAGTTATTTCCTAACTAATGCGGCTCTATTTTATCGCAAAAATAACTGGCGAGTTGGGCTGAACTTTAATAACCTCTTCGATATTGACTATATCAGTAGTGCTGCCACGTTGACCAGAACTCGCTCCATTGAACCAGGGCAACCATTTACTGTAATTGGCTCGATTTCGATGGAATTTTAG
- a CDS encoding iron-siderophore ABC transporter substrate-binding protein yields the protein MKAKKILRIIFTSLKFFLLAIITMLMITACVSRETQHTVKKQWYSSTECQVIEHEMGKTNICGQPQKIVTLSPNTLELLLSLDVQPVGFADYVPLHRGDYNNPSQQIPYLGERLTGQLVNVGIANSPSVEALLKIKPDLIVGTEHNKSQYEMLAKIAPTLLFPRFNAANNLRTIAKLLGRSEKAEQILAESKQRLAAAQKALSPIVSAHPQVLMLVSLGQSISEQLRFPRRDSFCDSMVTNLGFKLVSPQSLVPSNKSIPPPLSIEKLPEFRSADSIILLGGNFSQLHPSKKDYFEPQMQKLKQQWSENAIAQIMPASQEGRVYFIPVYLCLGLPGPIGTELYLNELQKQLLSPLGK from the coding sequence ATGAAAGCGAAAAAAATATTGAGGATTATATTTACCAGCTTAAAATTTTTTTTGCTGGCTATAATCACCATGTTGATGATCACAGCTTGCGTGAGTCGGGAAACTCAACATACTGTTAAGAAACAATGGTATTCCAGCACCGAATGCCAAGTCATTGAACATGAAATGGGGAAAACCAATATTTGCGGACAACCTCAGAAAATTGTGACCCTTAGCCCCAATACATTAGAACTCCTACTTTCCCTGGATGTGCAGCCAGTCGGATTTGCTGATTATGTCCCATTGCATCGGGGTGATTATAATAATCCTAGTCAGCAAATTCCCTATTTGGGGGAGAGATTAACTGGTCAGTTAGTTAATGTAGGCATTGCTAATAGTCCTTCTGTTGAAGCATTACTCAAAATCAAACCAGATTTAATTGTAGGTACTGAACACAACAAAAGTCAGTATGAGATGCTTGCAAAAATTGCGCCAACACTCTTATTTCCCAGGTTTAATGCTGCAAATAATCTGCGAACAATTGCTAAATTGTTGGGACGTTCTGAAAAAGCAGAACAAATATTAGCTGAAAGTAAACAGCGATTAGCTGCTGCCCAAAAAGCATTGTCTCCCATTGTCTCGGCTCATCCTCAAGTGCTGATGCTAGTCTCTCTTGGTCAGTCGATTTCAGAGCAGTTGAGGTTTCCCCGTCGTGATAGTTTCTGTGATTCTATGGTGACAAATTTGGGATTTAAATTAGTATCTCCGCAAAGTTTAGTGCCGTCAAATAAAAGTATTCCCCCACCACTTTCTATAGAAAAGTTGCCCGAATTTCGTAGTGCAGATTCAATTATTTTGCTAGGTGGAAACTTTAGTCAGCTTCACCCTAGTAAAAAGGATTACTTTGAACCTCAGATGCAAAAACTCAAGCAACAGTGGTCAGAAAATGCGATCGCTCAAATTATGCCAGCAAGTCAGGAGGGTCGAGTATATTTTATCCCTGTCTATCTTTGTCTAGGATTGCCAGGGCCAATTGGTACAGAACTTTACCTTAATGAACTACAAAAACAACTACTCTCCCCACTAGGAAAATGA